The genomic region tggcagggagcttTGTGTGTTGCTGGCCAGCGCATGATGGGTGCTTCTGCCTTGCAGTCCGGAGCCCTCTTGGCCTGTGGCATTGTCAACTCAGGGGTGAGGAACGAGTGTGACCCTGCCCTGGCCCTCCTGTCTGACTACGTCCTCCACAACAGCAACACCATGAGGATCGGAGCCATTTTTGGGTAAGGGCTTTTTTGGTAAGCCCCAGCCTTCCTGTGCTGCACGGGGTGGCACAGCCACCCCCTCACGCTCCTCTGGACTCTccgcaggctggggctggcctaCGCAGGCTCCAACCGTGAGGACGTCCTGACTTTGCTGCTACCTGTGATGGGAGACTCCAAGTCCAGCATGGAGGTAGGGAACAAGGCAGAATTTGCCTGGGGTTCCTGCTTCCATGCCTggtctccagcagctcctgggaatGCAGGGGCTGGCCTGCAGTGTGTTTGGGCTCCAAGAGCAAGGCTATGTGTCCCTgcttggtgctgtgctgtgccagaaGAGCAGGACCCTATTTTCCCCATCTGAGCTGCTCCCATGATGGGATTGCAGCAGACATGGGAGGCTAGGAGGCCATCAGATCTCCCAGTAAGCCCAAATTTTTTGCACAAAGTGAGGACCAAGGGTACCCAGTGCTCTTTCGGGCTGGGCAGCTGTCAGACTGTTCAGACCTGGCTCCAAGCTCTGAGCCAGCTCCCTCTGCGCTGTCCCCATGTACGACatgtcttcttccttccttcaccAGGTGGCTGGTGTGACTGCCCTGGCTTGTGGAATGATATCGGTGGGCTCCTGCAATGGGGACGTCACCTCAACCATCCTCCAGACCATCATGGAGAAATCTGAGACAGAGCTGAAGGACACGTATGCTCGGTGGCTGCCACTCGGCCTGGGCTTGAACCACTTGGGTAAGGCTAGGCAGTGCCAGTGGCTCACGGGTtgggggacaggctgggagcaTCCCTCCTCTGCTGTCCTCTAACCACTGTGCCTTtttctgcagggaagggagaggcgATCGAGGCCATCTTGGCAGCGCTGGAGGTGGTGTCGGAGCCATTCCGCAGCTTCGCCAACACACTGGTGGACATCTGCGCCTACGCGGGTGGGTTGGGCTGATCGAggtgggggaggcaggagcGGGTCCCAGGCCCTCCACGTGCTAATCTTGGCCGCCTGCTCTCCCCCAAGGCTCGGGGAATGTCCTGAAGGTGCAACAGCTCCTGCACATCTGCAGTGAACACTTTGACTccaaggagaaagaggaggacaaggacaaaaaagacaagaaagagaaggagaagaaggagagcTCAGCTGACATGGGGGCTCACCAGGTGGGGAAACATGGACTGGGACCTGTGTCcgtggggcaggagctggctttGGGGGGTTCCCTAAGGCCCTTGTGGGATCAGAGCTGGAGGAAAACAGTCGCCAGCAGCATTCCCTGCTCTCTGTCCCCTTGGGCTCAGGGTGGATGCAGGGGCTGTAAGAACTTGAGTGTTGGGCTGGGTGCTCCCTGCCTGGTGCTCAGTGCCCATGTCCCCACAGGGCGTAGCAGTGCTGGGGATTGCACTCATTGCCATGGGTGAGGAGATTGGCGCTGAGATGGCCCTGCGCACGTTTGGCCACCTGGTGAGTGATGCTGGGGGGACAGCACAGAGCCGGGAAAGGATCTGGGTGTTGCTATGCATCTCTTTAGACCTCGCTGTCCTTGGTAAGTGGAGTGTAACACCCACTTCCCCTCTGCACAGCTGCGGTATGGGGAGCCCACCCTCCGACGTGCTGTGCCCCTGGCTCTGGCGCTCATCTCTGTCTCCAACCCCCGGCTCAACATCCTCGACACTCTCAGCAAGTTCTCCCACGATGCTGACCCTGAGGTCTCCTACAACTCCATTTTTGCCATGGGCATGGTGGGCAGCGGTAAGCCTAGGGGGACAGCACAGTTCGGGGTTTGTATGGGGGGGAAGGTGGGAGACTTGAGCTGTGTGCTCTACTCTGCCTGCACCGTGTTTTCCCCAGGTACCAACAACGCCCGCCTGGCAGCGATGCTGCGGCAGCTTGCTCAGTACCATGCCAAGGACCCCAACAACCTCTTCATGGTGCGGTTAGCCCAGGTGATGATCCTGCGCTTGCCACTcctggtggggaaggggtgggtTGGGGTCCCTTCCCTGggtgtgggaggggagggatgtCCTGGGGGTGTCACCTTCCTGCtaggcagggctgtgggggtTCCAGGCGTTGCCCCACTGCTCTCTCACCTGGTTTCTCTGCCACACCAGGGCCTGACCCACCTGGGCAAGGGGACACTCACCCTGTGCCCGTACCACAGCGATCGCCAGCTCATGAGCCAGGTGGCCGTGGCCGGGCTGCTGACCGTCCTTGTGTCCTTCCTGGATGTGCGCAACAGTGAGTACGGTGGGCTCAGCCCCCCTCTGCCCCATGAGGTGCTCGTCACTCAGCCCCTTTACTCCTGTCTCCCCTCCAGTTATCCTGGGCAAGTCCCATTATGTTCTCTACGGCCTCGTTGCTGCCATGCAGCCCCGCATGCTGGTTACCTTTGACGAGGAGCTGCGACCTCTGCCCGTGTCAGTTCGGGTAGGACAGGTAAGGGGCAGCCAGAGCCAGGGATGGGGTGCTCCAGCATCCCTGCGTGTCCCTGGCATTTACCTCGCTCCTCTCTCGCAGGCTGTGGATGTGGTGGGCCAGGCGGGCAAGCCTAAAACCATCACCGGCTTCCAGACTCACACGACACCGGTGCTGCTGGCACATGGGGAGCGGGCAGAGCTGGCCACAGAGGAGCACGTACCTGTGACGCCCATCCTGGAGGGATTTGTTATTCTACGCAAGAACCCCAACTATGATGTTtgagtggggggtggggtgggtggagggTGTGGGGTGGGTAGGTGgtttgggaggggagggaaaaaatcctactttgtttggttttgttactgaGAGTCCAGGAAATAAACTGTGCGGAGACTCTAGCGCTGCAGTACCCTTGTGCTGGGGGCATGGGCTGGGTTCTGATCCCCTCGGGGGTACCTGCTGCCTGGCAAGGACAGGCACAGCGCAGACCCCGAGTagcaggggctgggcacaggTTGTAGGGTGCCATGGGTGCTCCTGCACTCCTGGGGGTCTCCCCACACCTCgcccggctgtgccccccaggTGTGTGGCCCAGGCACGGCAGGCTGTGCCTCTGCGCCAGTGCCCACCCGAGCCTGGCGCTGCCTGTCCCTGTCACTGTGCTCCTGGGGGGTCTCGGGTAGCAGCCCCCGGGGTGCAGCTGCCCCCTGCGCCCTAGCcgctggggggcggggggtgctgGGCGGGGCTGGGATGGGTGCGGGGTAGGGCCTGTGTCTTCCGCGGGGGCGTCGCGGGTAGGTGCAGCCCCGGGGCGCTGGAGGGCTGTGGGCGCTGGATGGGTGCGACTGGCAGCGGGCGGGCCCGGGGTGGTGCCGATCCCGGGTGGGGGTGTCTGGCCTGGGTGGTTGTTGGGTGCCGGGTGGCGCCCACCTCGCCGTGAGGCCGGGTCACCGGTGGGTGTCCGTCCCGGGTGGGCGCCAGTGGGGGGAGGTGCGGGCGCCGGGGGGCGCCGAGGGCGGTGGCTCGCCACGTGCCGGCGCACGGGCCGCGCGGGGGCGGGCCGGAGCGGTGGGCGGGGCCCGCCGGAAGGCGCGGCGCGTGCGGGAccgtcccccagccccaccccctCCGCCTGGCCGCGAGGAGCctcctcccgccccgccccgcctcgtGACAGAGGCGCCGGCGTCACGTGCCGCGGGCGGTGCCCGCAGCGGCTTCAGGCGCGGCACCGGAGCtccgcccccccgcgcccctcccccgcggcggcgcccggccccgcccctgCGCGCGGCGCGGCTCCGGAAATGGTCGTGCTGCGCTGCGCTGCGGCTGCGTCGGGCCGCGCGCGCTGAAGGAGACTGAAGGTAacgggcgggggcggggcgggcgcgcgccgcgggggggggggaggggggcgccgGTACCGGGCCgcgcgcgccgccgccccgggcttcgcgccgccgggccgcgccgctaccgccgccgccgccaccaccaCGTgggcgccgccccgccgccgccggtcccctccctcgccctgccccgtcccgctccgctccccgctgggcctggcccggcccggctTTGCCGCCCCGGTGGTCCTTTGCGGCGCCGCTCGCCGCCCCACGTGCCGGCCGGtgcgccccgccgccgccgcgcacgtgctcccgccgccgcgcccgcctAGGCCCGCTGCCGCACGTGGTGCGTGGCCCGCCGCCCCCgtcccgccgcgcccgcccgtGCCGCCGCCGGTGCTGGCGGGGCCGCGGGCCATGGCCGCGGCCGGCAGTGACACGTGTCCTTGGCAGAGGCCGCCGCGGGGGGGAGGCGGGGCCGCCGGATGCCGCACcgggccccgcgccgcgccccgccgccccggccctcCCCGCGGCCTGCCCCGGCCCTCCCCGCGGCCCCCTCCCGCGGCCAAGATGGTGCCGGCGCCTCGGGCCTGGCCGCCGCCTCGGGATGGGGCCGGCAgcggcagcaggcagggccGCCGCCTCGGCCCGGGGGCGAGGCCTGGCGGGGCCGGCTGCTCCCGGGCCGGCGCTGCGGCCTGGCCTGGTCTTGCCGCCGGGGacactccccccaccccccggctcCTCGCCTTGCTCTCCCCCGGGCGCCCGGCGCCTCGGCCCCTGCCGCCGCGGAGCCCAGCCTTCCGGTGCCCCCGCTCGGACGGGGCCCGGCTGCCCCGGTCCCCCGCCTCCCCTAGGGCCCCGCCTCGGGTAAggaccccccgccccggccgcgggCCCTGCACAGGCCGCGGACCTGGCCTCTCCCGGCGCGGGGGAGGCAACGGCCACGGCGGCCTCTCCCGTTGCAAACCCTGCCGGCggttccccttccccaggcccGGGACGGGACCTGCCGCGGCCCGGAGCCGGCCGgggggggcagagcagggcccAGGCTgatctctctctcctcctccctcctctctccaaGTCAGTCGGATGAACGGTCTCTGCAGGCCCGCTCAGCCGGCCCAGGTTTTTCCCGCGGGGGGGTGAGTATCCTGCTCGCTCCCGGttgtgctgggggggggggggcgcagggaggctggggctgtccccaggTGTCCCCATTCCCTCTATGACACCCCCCCGTTCCCCACACCAGCTTTTGTTTGGGGTGACTGGTCCTAAGGCCGACCTAAGATGGTCCAGGCCGCTGCGTCCCGGGGCTGGGCCGTCCAGGCGTGCCGGGCTGCCCCTGCCAGGCTCTCGGCTCCCCAGTGAGCCAGGGCCGGGGGGAGCACCCGGGAgtgcagcccagcccctgccacctCCTGGAACCCCATCAGGACCTATCTCCACTGGGGTTGTGGCTAGGGGACCCTTGTGATGGGATGGCACCCCCCCGATACCAGGCTACAGCCCCGGGGGGTGTTGGGGGCACCCAGTGGCCTGGTGCCGGCGGGGACGTGCttggcagtggctgcagcaacggggctgggggccggcAGGGCCGGCAGTGCTGACGCGGCCGGGCATCAGGTTACAGGAGGCACCACGGCTGCTCCCTCGGGTGCCccgggctggcagcaggcttgCCAGGTGCCATGGGGTGCAGGGGACCCCCGATGGGGTGCAGAGTGGGAGCACCgcctctccttcctgccccagcGGCCTTTGCACTGGGGCGGGGAGAGTGGCACCAGCTGCCAAGTCCCTCCCGGGACAGCCGGGAGGGTGCCCGGGCTGTCTGGGTtgtggggggctgcgggctcCCTTGGGTAGGGCAGTGGGCAGGAGTGGCGTGGGGGGGACGTGGtgggagctgctccctgccctccctggtAGGCGTTTGCGGTGTGTGCCGGGGACCCAGCGCCACCAGCCGGAACAGGTTTGGCCGGCCGGGGGAAGCGCTTAGTAGGTCAGCTGGGGTGGAGCAGGGCACGGCTGACGCCGGGGTGCCGCTGGCCCACCCAGCCCCCCGGAGATGGTGGTGgcctgggtgctggtggcaggtcACGGGTACCAGTGCCTGCTTGTGTGGGGCGCTCAGCCAGGCTCAGCGGGGTCaccttggggtggggggtcagTCCTGCCAGTGGGCATGGCTGGGTTTGGGGTGCGATGGGGGGCTCTGTTCCGTAGGGCGGGGGGATCTGCCTGGACTGGGTGGCCTAGCAGTGCCCACCCCTTCCCTGTTGCCtcagtggggcaggagggggtggctgggggtcTGCACCTTGGCAGGATGCTGTCTGTGGGGCATGGTCAGTGCCTGCCTTGACTTTggtggggctgaggggctggagaTGCCCCATTTTGGGGGCTGATGTGGACAGGAGACAGATGTTTGCGGTGCTGCCTGCTTCCAGCTTACGCCcgctgtccctgtccctgcagatAGCGAGGGGATCCTTATGCACAACCCCATGAAATGAACAAAGCTCCACAGCCCACAGGAGGAGCCCCGACAGCCCCGCACCCTGCCCCTTCTCCTGGACTGCCGCAGGTAACCATCccctttggggtgggggggacccAGCTTTGTGTGTCTGGTTTGTGTCGGGGGCAGTGGTGccatctccttccctccctgcctccctccagccGACGTTCCCACCTGGTCAGACGGCACCTGTGGTTTTTAACCCGGCACCGACCTCACAAATGAATACGCCTTCTCAGCCGCGCCAGGTAAGGGCTTTGTGCCCAGCTGGAGGGGACAACAGTGGGGATCCAGCAGCTTTCTGCCTCCTGGCCAAGTAGCCCCTACTGCTGGGGTGCAAGGAGTCCTGTGGTGCCCCTCGGGGCTGGTGTGCGCCTGTGAGGGGGAGCATGCCCATGATCTGGACCGCAACTGCTGCCTGGGGACCTCGtggccctggggtggggggacagaCGCTTCTGGCCAGGGGTGCCCACCAAGTGActgctcttctctccttcctcccctgtcCCAaacctccctctcctcctctctcagTTTCCAGCAGGGCCTCGGGCTATTCACCAGCAGGTACTAACCCGCTTCTCCCACCCTGCATGCTGAGCACCCTGCCCCGACACTGCACAGAAACACCCCCCTGGGCATGAAGTGGCAGGGGAGCACGGTGGGGACCTTAGAGCTGGGGGATGTGCTGGTGTGGGGAAAGTGGGGAACACCTGCTCGACTGTGGGGGGGTTTCCCTGCAGTGTCTCCCCAATTCCCTCTTTGCATGAAGCCTGCAGCAtgtggctgtgcctgtgctAACCCCagtccaggctgctgcttctacCTGTACCCttcctcatcttccttttcctccccacttTGTTGGGGTCTGTCAAGAGGCCTTGTGATGCTGTGCAAGGCTTAGGGCCTTGCCTTCTTGtgtggaggagctgctggggacagaTCTGGTGATGTCCTTGGTTGTGTTGATTGGGAGCCCCTCAAACCCATCCCTGCCTCCTGGGGGGTCCCTACAGTGGGCCCCAGTGGATTTGGAATGTGGGCACCGAACAAAGGGCTCCCCAGCCTCCTGTCCCCTCCTTTGCCAGCCACCCTGAGCCCAAGCCCTGTCCCAATGCGGGTAActcctgtctctctctttccccttttccctctgtATGCGTGCGCTTGCTAACAGGGAGGATTCAGGTCTCTTCAGGTAATGCTTTCTCCTTGCCCTGGGGTGTGTGCGCGGACCTTTCCTTGCCCACTCGCTGCTGGGcttgagctgctgctcctgggggtGCTCCTGCCTGGCGAAGAAGCTGGGCTGGGATGAACGGCATGGGCCGGGGGGGCAGTAGCCGGCTCCGCACACCCAGTTGTCCCGCTCCGGTGTGGCTCGGCGCGGCAGGACTACAGGTCCCAGCATTCAGCGCGAGCGCCGGGAGCCGGTGTGGAGCACGCTGGGACCTGCTGCCGCCAGGCTGCGGCCACGGCCGGTGCCACCGGAGCTGCTGGCCCCTGCCGTGCTGGGCGGGAGCCATGCTGGGCATAAGCTGGGTCAGGTGGACCCAGGCGGCCCCGCAGGTGCGTGGGGACAGGATGGtgccagggtggggggcagaTCTAGGGAGCACGGGGTGTGGTGGGGGGGTGCCTGCATCCTGGGGTCGGGGTGTGTCTCCCCAGTGTGCGTGGCTGTGCCgggtgggggtgctggtgcTCCGTCTGACGCTGTGCCCTGTCTCTCCCCAAGCATTTCTACCAGAACAGGGCGCAGCCTCCCGCCAGCGCGTCCCGCGTACAGAGTAACACgacggcccggcccggcccccctGCCCATGTGTatccagctgcttcccaggtgATGATGATACCCTCCCAGATATCCTACACACCTTCCCAAGGAGCCTATTACATTCCTGGACAGGTGAGGGCCGTGCCCCAGGCtctgggagggggctggggtgggtgctggtgggggtgTTGCCCGGGGTTGGAGCCCAGGTCTGTTTTGGGAGGGTGCAAGGGGTCCCCCAGGCTCTCTGAACACCTGTTTGATTTGAGCAGGGTGCTGCTTGGCTCTGTAGAGAGGCATCGGGCCACGCTGGTCCCCCTCCCTGGCAGCCCCCTCAGGCGCCTGGTGCCCACTTTGCCTGTgtccttctccctgccctggtgcccagccagtTTACAGGCAGGTTTGGGGATACATCCGTGGTTTGGGGGCACATCCATGCCCTGCAGGGGAGGTAACTGAGCTTTCTTCTCCCTCATTGCAGGGTCGCTCCACGTACGTCGTCCCGACCCAACAGTACCCGGTCCAGCCCGGTGCCCCTAGTTTTTACCCTGGAGCCAGCCCCACAGAGTTCGGGACTTACGGTACAGAGGGGGGGTTGCTCTGCTCCCTGGTGCTCTTCAAGCCCCAAACACTATGCAGTTTTTTTCGCTCCTCTGCCTCTggcttccctgcagccccctgcactCAGGAGCTGAGTGCAGACCTCTGTGTCTTTGCCAACTTGCTGGGACAGTCTCTGTGACTCCATTACAGGCGGTTTTGGGGGACAGGGGGTGTTGCCCAttgcccagcagcactgagggCTGCACATCATGTCCCACCGGTCCATCCACCCCCGCCCTTTTCCAAATCGTGGCAGTTTAATGTTTAACTCTcctggcagagggctgggaCAGACTTTATTCCCTGTTCCCCCTTGCTCACTGTCAAGGTGGTGAGCAGTTTAGTGCTTGCTGACGCCCCTGTTCAGCTCCCTGATCCCCAAGGAGCTGAGCCTGGGGTGCCGGGGCCACTCCATGCCTGCCCTCTCCTGGCACTGGGGAGCAGCGGTGTGAGCAGCCCCTCCTTCTCCCCGCTCGCATGTGGCCACCCGGGCTGTGACTATATTTAGGCTTGGTCGGTCCCCGGAGGCCTGGCAGACACAGAAATGTGAGCTGAGGcctccggcccggccccggcccagCAGCAAAGCATAAGTGGGGCAGAGATGGGCTTCTCCTGAGCCAGGTACGTGTCtgtcctccctctctctcttgtCCCAGGGCCCAGTTGGCCCCTTGGAGGAGGGAGGtggcccccagcagcagccggcTCCCACACTCAGGCCAGGGCACAACTGCTTCTTTGTGCCTGGCACTGGGGCATCCCTTGGGTGTCTCTGTGGGGTCCTGGGATGGGTTTGCtccctggctttgcttttgGGTGGCGGCTGTTCCAAGGGGAGGTGGCAGCAGTGTGCCCCTTGCCCACAAGACTGTGTGGGTGGCCTGGCATGGTGTGCCCCTCGAGGGTAAGGTGGGCCAGCCCTCcttgtccccagggctgggcagctcAGGGCCTTCCCCCCCTTCACTCCCCCTGTGTCTGGCCCATCCCTGGGGTGCGAGGCCCTCCTCGTCCCTCTTGGGCAGAGAGGGAGGTCCTTGGCTCAGGGATGGGGCAGTCGGCCAGTCGCCAGAGCACCTTGGTTGAGTTCTGGGCTCAGTGCAGCCAAGAAAGCATGAGCTGGGGGGTCCGGGGCCCAGCTGTGACCGTGCCTCTCTCCCCACTGCCTCGCGCCTGTATCCCCATGGCACTGTGCTGGCGATGATGCTGGCAGATGCCCTGGGAGGAGCGGAGTGCCTCCTGGGGGCTGGGCCAGCCCTGGATGGGGTCCAGCTCTGCCTCCGgcccacagcacagctccttccTCTGGGCTGGGCTCGCCGAGGGCTCGGCTGTGCAGGGAGCCGGA from Falco rusticolus isolate bFalRus1 chromosome 13, bFalRus1.pri, whole genome shotgun sequence harbors:
- the PSMD2 gene encoding 26S proteasome non-ATPase regulatory subunit 2, whose protein sequence is MDAGGGGGQSRVQGGPGSGGDEKPTPPWGRDRREPPAGPEKEQELSEEDKQLQDELEMLVERLGEKDTSLYRPALEELRRQIRSSTTSMTSVPKPLKFLRPHYGKLKEIYENMAPGENKRFAADIISVLAMTMSGERECLKYRLVGSQEELASWGHEYVRHLAGEVAKEWQEIDEADKAQRDTLLTLVKEIVPYNMAHNAEHEACDLLMEIEQMDMLEKYIDDNAYSKVCLYLTSCVSYVPEPENSALLRCALGIFRKFSRYPEALRLALMLNDVELVEDIFTSCKDVVVQKQMAFMLGRHGVFLELNEDVEEYEDLTEIMSNVQLNSNFLALARELDIMEPKVPDDIYKTHLENNRFGGSGSQVDSARMNLASSFVNGFVNAAFGQDKLLTDDGNKWLYKNKDHGMLSAAASLGTILLWDVDGGLTQIDKYLYSSEDYIKSGALLACGIVNSGVRNECDPALALLSDYVLHNSNTMRIGAIFGLGLAYAGSNREDVLTLLLPVMGDSKSSMEVAGVTALACGMISVGSCNGDVTSTILQTIMEKSETELKDTYARWLPLGLGLNHLGKGEAIEAILAALEVVSEPFRSFANTLVDICAYAGSGNVLKVQQLLHICSEHFDSKEKEEDKDKKDKKEKEKKESSADMGAHQGVAVLGIALIAMGEEIGAEMALRTFGHLLRYGEPTLRRAVPLALALISVSNPRLNILDTLSKFSHDADPEVSYNSIFAMGMVGSGTNNARLAAMLRQLAQYHAKDPNNLFMVRLAQGLTHLGKGTLTLCPYHSDRQLMSQVAVAGLLTVLVSFLDVRNIILGKSHYVLYGLVAAMQPRMLVTFDEELRPLPVSVRVGQAVDVVGQAGKPKTITGFQTHTTPVLLAHGERAELATEEHVPVTPILEGFVILRKNPNYDV